TGTGGCGTGCGGGCGGTAGGGCAGGTAGTAACGGCCGCCGCTCTCCACCGCGGCGTCGATCAATGCGCGGGTCCAGCGCGTGGACATCGTGTCGCCCCACGGGTGTCGTCGCTGCTTGTGGTACAGCACGAAGCAGAACACTTCTTCGTTCGCCCACTTCATCAACGCGGTCGTATCCGCCGGCGCGTGGCGGATCGATACGTTCAACGCATCCACGCGGTGGTGCTGCAGGATCGCGGCCATACGCGTGGCGAAGGCCTGGAAGCTGCGCACGGGGATGAAGTATTCCTGCAGCAGGTAGGTCGACATCGCGCGCGTGCGTGGTTCCAGCGCGGCCACGTCCAGGCTCGCTTCCAGGTTGCGATGGATCACCCGCGGTTCGGCAATCTGCTGCTTCACCACCGAGTTCTCGCGCAGCTGCGGGCCGCCGGGCAGCTCGGTGACGGCCCAGATCATGTTCTGCTCGTGGGCATAGTTCGCACCCACCGGTATCAGGCGCCGGGTGTCAGTCAGCGCTGCCGTGCTGCGCCGCCAGGTCACGGTCACCGGTGCATCGAAACGCGGAGGAATGAGGTCGGCGTTGTGCATCAACGCATCCTTGCGCGACGCCACGTTTTCGCGGAACCACTGCGGGTAATCGGCCAGTGCCACCCGCTCCATGTGCCGCGCCATGCGGTCGTTGTCGGCCAGGTCCAGCTCGACTTCACTGACCACGCCGATCAGGCCATAGCCACCGATGACCGCGGCGAACAGCTCCCGGTGCTGCGTGCGCGAGGTCTCGACCACCTCGCCGGACCGCAGTACCACCTGCAGCGCACGCACGGTGGAAGCGATGCTGCCGCTGCCGACGTAGCGGCCATGGCAGTTCACCGACACCGAACCGCCTACGGTGAAGTTGCTGAAGCTCTGCATCACCTTCACCGACAGGTTGTGCGGGTCCAGCCATTCCTGCAGCGTGCGCCAGCGCATGCCAGCCTGCACCCGCACCGCCTTGCGCGCGACGTCCAGCCACAGCAGGCGGTGGCTCGGCGTCAGGTCCAGCTGCAGGGCGCCGGCCGCACTGGTCTGCCCGCCCATGCTGTAGCGGCCGCCGGCCACGCAGATCGTGCCCCGGTGCTGCTGCAGGGCGGCCTGCAGGTCGGCCGTTTCGGCAACGGCCCGCACCGCGGCCACGTCGGTGGGTTCCAGCTGGCTGATGTCGTTGGCCACGGGCGTGCCGCGCCGGGTACAGGCACTGGCGGCAGTGGCGGCGGCACAGCCTGCGATGAACGCGCGACGGGTGGTCATGGCAATCCCTGCATGAGTGTCCTGGGCGCAGTGTGCCCCGGCACGGCGGGGGCGGCCAGTGGCCCTTCCGTGGGCGGGTTCTCAGGCTGTGAGAAGCCTTCGCGTCATACTGCATCCGTAGCGTCGGGTGGCATCTCAGGCACAGTCAGCGGGGGCAGGGTAGTGGCAGACAAGTACTGCGATCTGGTCATGAAGGGCGGCATCACCAGCGGCATCGTGTACCCCAATGCGGTACTGGCGCTGGCCCGCGATTACCGGTTCAAGAGCATCGGTGGCACCTCGGCCGGCGCCATTGCCGCGGCGGTCGCGGCAGCGGCGGCCTATGGCGATCGCCGCCAGCAGGCCGGCGAGCACTTGGCCGACGACACCGGCTATGGCGGCCTGTCAGCCGTGTCGGCGCAGCTGTCGCGGCGCGGCTTCATCTACAGCCTGTTCCAGCCGGCGCGCGGTGCGCGGGCGGCGTACCGGCTGCTGGTGGCGCTGACCGGTGGCTACGGCTGGCCGCGCAAGCTGCTGTGCCTGGCGGTGGCCGTGTTCGAAATCGCCCCGCTGGAAGTGCTGGTGTCGCTGGCGCTGCTGCTCGGCCTGGGCTGGTGGGGCGGCGGTTGGAGCGGCGTGGCGGCTACCCTGCTGCCGTCGCTGCTGTGCGCCTATGGTGCGGGTGTGGCCGGTGCCGCGCTGCGGGTGGCGAGGGTGGCACGGCGCAACCTGCTGGGCCTGTGCAGCGGCCTGGGCCGCGATGCGCGCAAGCCGGCGCTGACCGAATGGCTGCACGAGAGCCTGCAGCAGCTGTCCGGCAAGCCGCTGGACGCACCGCTCACCTTCGCCGATCTGCACGACGCGCCCCGCTATGCCGGCGAGCCGGAGAGCCCGCATGCGATCAGCCTGCAGATGATCACCACCTGCGTATCGCACAACGAACCGCGCACGCTGCCGCTGGGTGGCGCGCAGTTCTGGTTCCTGCGCGAGGAGTTCGAGCAGCTGTTCCCGGCCAGCGTGGTGCAGTGGCTGGTCGACCATGCCGGTGCGCCGGTGGATGTGGAGGGCCGGCAGTACTACCACCTGCCGCAGGGCCCGCAGTTGCCGGTGCTGGTAGCCACCCGCATGAGCCTGAGTTTCCCGCTGCTGATCAGCGCGGTGCCGCTGCATGAACCCGCGCGCCGCGAGCGCCGCTGCGAGCCGTCGCCGGCCGCGGCCGATGCCGAACACAACGTGGCCGACAGCATGGAAGGACTGACCAGTGCCGGCCAGTCCTGCGGGCCGGTCATCACCGCGTTCCGCATCTGCTGGTTCTCCGATGGCGGCATCAGCAGCAACTTCCCCATCCACCTGTTCGACGCGGCGATGCCACGCTGGCCGACCTTCGCGATCAACCTGGTCTACCCGCAGCACGCCGAGGATGTCAGCCACGGCACCACCGGCCAGCAGGCGCTGGAGCGTGCGGTGGTGCTGCCTACCGAGAACCGCCACGGCTGGCAGCGGCATTACCAGTCCATCGCCACGCCGCTGGCCGCGGCCGAGCTGGGTCGCTTCCTGTTCGCGGTGGTGGCCACCATGCAGAACTGGCGCGACCTGCTGCAGGCGCGTGCACCGGGCTACCGCGACCGCATCGTGCATGTGAGCCTGCAGGGCGACGAAGGCGGCATGAACCTGGACATGCCGCAGGAGGTGCTGAGCCGCATCGCTGACAAGGGCAGCCTGGCCGGCGCACGCTTCTGCGCGTTCTCGTTCGAGAATCACTACTGGATCCGTTGGCGCAACCTCGCTTCGGCCTACCAGCGCTACACGCTGGAAGTGGCGCGCACCGACGACCCGGCGCAGCAGGTGCTGGCTTATCGTGCGGCGTATTCCATCGTCGCCCGCGGCGAACCGGTGCCGCCGTCGTACAAGCTCGGCTCGGAAGACAAGCGTCGTGGTTCGCAGCAGCTGTGGGCGCAGATGGTGGAGCAGGGCCGCACCTGGGAAGACCTGGGCCCGGACCTGACCGACGGCGCACCACGTCCGCTGCCGCAGATGAAGGTCACGCCGATCTACTGACGGCGATGGATAGAATCGCGGCCCCCCATTGCAAGGAACGCCCCATGTCCGTCCGACAGCAACTGCTGGATCTGCTTGAACGCCTCGATGCCCGTGATCCGGAGCATCTGCCGGTGGTACCGCTGGCCGCGTATTTCGAGGGCAACGATTTCGAAGAGTGCATCGCACCGAACCAGTGGGGCTACGGCCGTCCGCCGATTGCCGAGCTGTACGCATGCCTGGCCGCCATTGCCGAAAAGCCTGAAGTGGAAGGTGTCTACGTGGGCCTGCACCAGGACTGGGGCAGTGCACTGGAAGACGACAGCGAATGGCCTGCCGCGGAGAACGTGCACGTGCTGACCCGCGCCGACGCCGCAACCGTGGAAGGCTGGCTGCAGGGGCTGGAATGCGACGGCGTCGGCGAAGGCTGGCCGTACGGTCAGCACATCGATGCACCCGTGCCCTCGGAAGGCCACCGCGTACTGACCGTGTTCTGGGACTAAAACCTGCCGACCAACGGTCGGCACCTACCAGTAGAGCCACGCCACGCGTGGATGCACCCGCGCACGGCCAGAGCGTGCCGACCAACGGTCGGCACCTACCAGTAGAGCCACGCCACGCGTGGGTGCACCCGC
This genomic stretch from Stenotrophomonas sp. SAU14A_NAIMI4_5 harbors:
- a CDS encoding patatin-like phospholipase family protein; translated protein: MADKYCDLVMKGGITSGIVYPNAVLALARDYRFKSIGGTSAGAIAAAVAAAAAYGDRRQQAGEHLADDTGYGGLSAVSAQLSRRGFIYSLFQPARGARAAYRLLVALTGGYGWPRKLLCLAVAVFEIAPLEVLVSLALLLGLGWWGGGWSGVAATLLPSLLCAYGAGVAGAALRVARVARRNLLGLCSGLGRDARKPALTEWLHESLQQLSGKPLDAPLTFADLHDAPRYAGEPESPHAISLQMITTCVSHNEPRTLPLGGAQFWFLREEFEQLFPASVVQWLVDHAGAPVDVEGRQYYHLPQGPQLPVLVATRMSLSFPLLISAVPLHEPARRERRCEPSPAAADAEHNVADSMEGLTSAGQSCGPVITAFRICWFSDGGISSNFPIHLFDAAMPRWPTFAINLVYPQHAEDVSHGTTGQQALERAVVLPTENRHGWQRHYQSIATPLAAAELGRFLFAVVATMQNWRDLLQARAPGYRDRIVHVSLQGDEGGMNLDMPQEVLSRIADKGSLAGARFCAFSFENHYWIRWRNLASAYQRYTLEVARTDDPAQQVLAYRAAYSIVARGEPVPPSYKLGSEDKRRGSQQLWAQMVEQGRTWEDLGPDLTDGAPRPLPQMKVTPIY
- a CDS encoding FAD-binding oxidoreductase, giving the protein MTTRRAFIAGCAAATAASACTRRGTPVANDISQLEPTDVAAVRAVAETADLQAALQQHRGTICVAGGRYSMGGQTSAAGALQLDLTPSHRLLWLDVARKAVRVQAGMRWRTLQEWLDPHNLSVKVMQSFSNFTVGGSVSVNCHGRYVGSGSIASTVRALQVVLRSGEVVETSRTQHRELFAAVIGGYGLIGVVSEVELDLADNDRMARHMERVALADYPQWFRENVASRKDALMHNADLIPPRFDAPVTVTWRRSTAALTDTRRLIPVGANYAHEQNMIWAVTELPGGPQLRENSVVKQQIAEPRVIHRNLEASLDVAALEPRTRAMSTYLLQEYFIPVRSFQAFATRMAAILQHHRVDALNVSIRHAPADTTALMKWANEEVFCFVLYHKQRRHPWGDTMSTRWTRALIDAAVESGGRYYLPYRPHATREQFQRAYPQWNAFVERKRQYDPQMQLVNHLWQRYLAAP